In Amphiprion ocellaris isolate individual 3 ecotype Okinawa chromosome 2, ASM2253959v1, whole genome shotgun sequence, the genomic stretch GGAGAGCCACTCCTCACCCCTTGTCTTCAGCACAGAGAAACCAACAGAAGTGACCATTCATGGATTGTGTCTGAGTCTTAAATGGGGTCACTTTGACCTGGGCACATTAAAGTATTATGTATCTGTGCAATGAACTTGAACTTGAGCTTTTCTGGACAGATGGCACTATTACATACTAACTattgtttgtcatattttggtttGATAGGATTACTTCAAGAAGCACACTGTGTCAAATGGTTGATTGCAGGATTCTGATGCCTGTGCTGTTTACTATTGATTTGTGCCAGTTATTTCTTTTCCCTCCAGTTTTTGTTCCTGATTGCTGTTTTGCTCTAGCTAGCGCTAACTGTTTGCAAACCCCCTGCAAAGGCTTCAGACCTCATAACACCAAACAAATCAGCGTTGCTGCTTACTAACTCTTATTACAGTACAGCGGTGAGCCACTAGTGCTCTGATCAGCATTTATTGGTCCGATGACCAATTAATGTATCTACGTTGTGTAGGTAAGAGTATTATTGTGCCTCAAAACATGGAAGTCACTTTGTGTGTCCCACACACATACCAACAAAACCCAAATGTATATACACGTGTGAGAATACATACAgaacacacgcacatgcacacacagacacactgagtGGTCAGGGATTATTTCAGGATGAATTCAGACTGTTTGGGCTGTGTTATAAGTTGACATAGAGCTAGTTGGTGTCCATTTTGTCTTGATATGTGACATCTGTTTGTCTTCCTTAGTCCACTGATAGTTTCAGGTCTCTCTTACCAGTAGCATCTCTCCCAACACTGACAGTGTTAATATAACTGCAGTGGAAGACCAGTGACCCTCTCAGGACGAGGTCCGTTAGGCTTGAGTAGTGAGTTAGGTTTGCTGAAAGCATTGCTTCATACCACCCATAGGATGTAATCAAAACAGTGGACACTGACAGTTTGGAACTGTGTGATGATGCTATGCTGTTCTTTTCGCCTAGTATAATGTTCTTGTAACACATGTATAAATTTTTGTCTTTGGCTGTGATGTGATGCTGAATTGTCAGAAGATTTAATATTTGCATGCATGCTCCAACAAGAGCCTTTTGTGAATGGATgagattttttgaaaacatttttcaaacatgtttttgttttgtacaggAATTTGTGCAAGTGTTTTGTGCTTAATTTGATAGACACAATCATGTTATTTTAATTCTGATAGAAAAACATGATTGTGTCTATTAAGACCTGGAACACACCTGTAACCTCACGGTGGAACAGGAGTTCCCTCCTGCATTTACCCCATCTCACACATCCTCACACATGCTGTAAAGCTCTGACAAGCTGCAGCCAGTGCGTGAgatctcattttatttattggaaTTACATACAGTAACTTGTTTTGCAACTTTTGCACCACACTGTCATGATACGCACCAAATACACATCAAAATTGGTTATGAAGTCACAAGCTTTCATTGAAATCCACCGCAGCTGAAAACTATGAAAACCTCTACTGTCATCACAACACGTCAATCATCAGCAAACTCTAAGATTGAAGTAGTTGTTGGGTTGCTTACCAAATACTGTGTAGAGATCAATGTTTTAGTATTCTCCCATGACAATGCAGGAGGATGAACAGCCTTGTCCcaactgtatatatgtatgtaaacTATGTAAGTGTCTATATGTCTGTTTTCACTATAACCTATGTctatatacataaataaaagggTTTATTAACTTACTGGcttatatttctacttttaaaaaaaaaaatcaatacctTCACCACATTATATTGaatattacattatattgttGAGCAGCTTTTAGTTGTGTGTAATAATTTATAACCATTCAGTATtctcactattttttttttttttttttttttacaggaaaacatttataaatttgatttttaaaagtgatttataaaataagatatatatatatatatatatatatatatatatatatatatatatatatatatatatatatatatatatatatatgaaagaTAAACTTGGTGCGTTCAAATGTGCTCTTCAGCAGTTCCACACAATAAATTTTTCCAGTTTACATTGCGTTTCAAGTGTGATACTTGTGAAATAGAATATAATCCACAATATTTGAGTAATTCACTTGTCAATTTAAAGTCAAAAATTTATGATAATCACTTGCTTGTAAATGTTTAGGACATACTGTAGTATTCACTAAACATGACTGATTGCGTTTGAGTAGTCAAAATTGAGTGAATTTGAGTTTTCTGATGATGTGTCAGATCcctctgagctttttctctgTTGCTGATGGGATATCTTCCCTTCCCACACTTGTTTCTGAGTGTTCTGTGGAGGTCTCCATGTAAGCCCTGCTGCTTCatatggtggtggtggtgttgccGGGATAGCAGGTGGAATTGCGTGTGATGGCTCCCTAACATTGTGACTCCTGTAGTGGGGAACTTCATACGACAAATCTGTAGCTCTTCTCTCAATGATTGAGGCAGAGGGAAGATGTGTGAGAGGCTGTTTGGACAGAACTTTGATGTCTGCCTCAGACCCGCGATAGTCAAAGCTGGTATCACTTGGTTGAATGCTGCCATCAAATAAAGAGAATGGTCCCCTATTTAAGTCTTCTGCTTCCCACTTTTGTCTTTCCAAAGCCATGTTTTTTAGGGCTTTAAGGCCTTTCCTTTCCCTCGTGTCCTCAGTTACAGCCCTTGGAGTCTCATATGTGTTGCTTGGTAAGTTCATGAGCTTGTGAAGAGCACCCCTGGATGTAGGAGAAACAGGATCGGCACGAAGAGATGAGTGTTTGTGCACTATTGTGACATCTGATTTCCCACtgtcttgctttattttaatgtcaCTTTTAATGCTGGAGGTGTAGGCTGGAGGAGGTTTTGGCTCTGCAAGTGAAGCTGGCTGTATAGAAGCAGTATTCAGATTTGGAGTGGAGATAGAAAGGTCAGACGGGTGATGACCAACGCCAGGCCATGTTAACTTCGGTGGAAGGTCTAAGTCTGTTTTGCGTTTGGACTGTTGGATCCTACTCTTTACCATATCATCAAAGCTCATACTGGGAGCTGTTCTTGGGGAAGTAGGTGCATTTGCATGGTCTACACTTTGACTCTTGCCACTGGGGGACAAAGAGTTGCCAGGAAGTGATGAAGTTTTGATAATTGCACGCTTGTAAGTGATAGCAGAATCACTGTCTGTCGTCTTTAATGCATATCTGCTTTGCTTATCACTGTATTTTTGCACCTCTTTTTCACTCTCGCTGCTGGAAGATGAGGAACTACTTGGTTCTGGTGATGGTGCCTTGATATTCAGATGCCTATGAATGCGCGGGATGCCGAAACTCAGGTCAGAAGCTTTGTGGTCTACCCTCTCATCCTCTGTGTCACTGCTGGAAGAGGAATCAGGTTGTTGTTGTGAAGCTGTTGCAGGAGCCTTTTCACTGCCCCTGATATCCAGATGCTTTGTATTATCTGGAGCACCAAAACCAAACATTGTATCTGACTGATCCTTCATTGTGAGAGAAGCATTCACTAGTTTGTTGTCATGGATCAGAGATGAACCTGTGAGTGTGATCCCGACATCCTCTCTCTTAAGTCTTGTTCTACTGATTGGACTGCCAGGACCACTTTCACCGCTATAAGAGGGGGAGTCAGGAGGAGGTGATGAGGGCAGATCAGATGATTTCTGTTTCTGCGATGTGCTTTCCAGGCGTTTTCTGGAGCGGGATAAGCCAAGATTCATCGTGGCCCAACGTGATTGAAGCTCAGAGCTTATCTCTGGTGTTTTGTGGATGCTGtcatttgttggtttgtttcccCCATCATCTGGAACAACTGTGTACTTTATTAATTTGATGTTATgttctgtttttggactgtgaaaaatgtttctcaatGGAGTTTTTGGAAAGCTCATTAAGTCCTTTTCTGGGACCCTTGATGTGACAGATACTCCTGCTCCTACTTTAGCTTTGTGATCTCTTTTCTCATCCTCACTGTCACTTGTGGAGGAGCTTGATTCAGACTTTCGAGAGCCCAAAGATACACTTTTGAGACCCAGATCTGGTTGTGTTGGTAGGGCTTTGATGTCTAACTGCTTCTTGTGAGTAATGTTTCCAAGATCTACTGATGGAGATTGTCTAAACGGGAGCCCTGCAATGTCCAATTTTCCTGGCCTCTGCTTCTCTGTGTGGCCTGTTGTTTCATTCTCACTATCACTGCTAGAAGATGAATCAGAATCTGCTGATGGAGCATTGACATCTTGGCGTGTCTTAATACTTGCAGTATGCTCAAGAGAAATGGCTGGCTGTCGACTTTCTGGCTTCTGATTTACAGTTTGAGATATTTCAATTGGAAGCCTTGATAAATGTAGCTCCACTTGGTTCTGTTTCTTGAtgtatgttgttgtttgttCCCCTCCACTGTCATTACTAGAAGATGAACCAGAAGGTACTGTTTTGATATCAAGACGCCTCTTTATGGATGTAGTATGCTCAAGATCAAGAAGAGGCCATCTTGTTTCTGGCTTATGACTTGCTGTTTGAGACATTTTACTTGGAAGCTGTGCCACATGTACATCCCCTTTCTTCATTGTGCTTGTTGTAGTTTCATCCTCACTGTCACTACTAGAAGATGAGTCAGAAGCTGGTGATGGAGCTTTGATATCTGGATGCCTCTTAATGGGTGAAGTATGTTCAAGATTAAGAAGAGGCCTCTGTGTTCCTGGGTCACCACTCACAGTTTGAGATACTTTAACTGAAGGCCTTGACATGTGTAGCTCCCCTTGTTGCTGTTTCTTTAtggattttgttgtttcctcCTCGCTGTCACTACTCGAAGATGAATGGAAAGCAGGCGATGGGGCTTTGATGTCTAGACGCCTCTTGAGGCGAGGAATGTGCCGAAGGTCTAGACCAGACCACTTTGCATCTGAATCATGACGTTTTGTTTGGGATCCTTGCAATGAGAGTCCAGTAGTGATCAACTTTCCTGGTCTCTGCATCTCCATGTGGCCCGTTTCATCACTGTCACTGGTAGAAGATGAGTCAGAAGATGCTGATGGTGCTTTAACATCTAGTTGTTTCTTCATGGATGTAGTATGCTCAAGATTAATGGCAGGCCTCTGTGTTTCTGGCTTAAGACTTACTGTCTGAGATACTTTAACTGGAGGTTGTTGCTCCTGCTTTTTCATATGTTTGGTTGTTTCATCATCACTGTCACTGCTAGAAGATGAATCAGAAGCTGCTGATAGTGGTTTGATGTCAAGGCGTCGCTTTGCTGATGTAGTACGTTCAAGATCAATGAGAGGCCATCGTGTTTCTGGCTCATGAATTACTGTTGGAGATACTTTGTTTGGAGGTCTTGATGGAAGTATATTACCTTGCTCCGGTTTCTTGATGTGTGTTGTAGTTTCATCCTCACTGTCACTACTAGAAGATGAGTCAGAAGCTGGTGATGGTTCTTTGATATCTGGATGCCTCTTGATTGGTGTAGTATATTCAAAATCAAGGAGAGGCCTCTGTGTTCCTGGGTTACGACTCACAGTTTGAGATACTTTAATTGAAGGCCTTGACATGTGTAGCTCCCCATGGTTCTTTAtagattttgttgtttcctcCTCGCTGTCACTACTAGAAGATGAATCGGAAGCAGGTGATGGGGCTTTGATGTCTAGACGCCTCTTGAGGCGAGGAATGTGCCAAAGGTCTAGACTGGGCCACTTTGCATCTGGATCATGACTTTTTCTTTGGAATCCTTGCAATGGGAGTCCAGTCATGATCAACTTTCCTGGTCTCTGCTTCTCCATGTGGCTCGTTTCATCATCACTGTCACTGCTAGAAGATGAATCAGAAGCTGCTGATAGTGGTTTGATGTCAAGGCGTCGCTTTACTGATGTAGTACGTTCAAGATCAAGGAGAGGCCATCGTGTTTCTGGCTCATGACTTACTGTTGGAGATACTTTGTTTGGAGGGCTTGATGGAAGTATATTACCTTGCTCCGGTTTCTGGATGTGTGTTGTAGTTTCATCATCACTGTCACTACTAGAAGATGAGTCAGAAGCTGGTGATGGTTCTTTGATATCTGGATGCCTCTTGGTTGGTGCAGTATATTCAAGATCAAGGAGAGGCCTCTGTGTTCCTGGGTTACGACTCACAGTTTGAGATACTTTAACTGAAGGCCTTGACATGTGTAGCTCCCCATTGTTCTTTATAGATTTCGTTCTTTCCTCCTCGCTGTCACTACTAGAAGATGAATGGGAAGCATGTGATGGGGCTTTGATGTCTAGACGCCTCTTGAGGCGAGGAATGTGCCGAAGGTCTAGACCAGGCCATTTTGCATCTGGATCATGAGGTTTTGTTTGGGATCCTTGCAATGGGAGTCCAGTAGTGATCAACTTTCCTGGCATCTGCTTCTCTGTGTGGCTTGTTTCATCATCACTGTCACTACTAGAAGATGAGTCAGAAGATGCTGATGGTGCTTTAACATCTAGTTGTTTCTTCATGGATGTAGTATGCTCAAGATTAATGGCAGGCCTGTGTGTTTCTGGCTTAAGACTTAATGTTTGCGATAATTTAACTGGAGGTTGTTGCTCCTGCTTTTTCATATGTTTGGTTGTTTCATCCTCACTGTCACTGCTAGAAGATGAATCAGAAGCTGCTGATAATGGTTTGATATCAAGGCGCTGCTTTACTGATGTAGTACGTTCAAGATCAAGGAGAGGCCATCGTGTTTCTGGCTCATGACTTACTGTTGGAGATACTTTGTTTGGAGATCTTGATGGAAGTATATTACCTTGCTCCGGTTTCTGGATGTGTGTTGTAGTTTCATCATCACTGTCACTACTAGAAGATGAGTCAGAAGCTGGTGATGGTTCTTTGATATCTGGATGCCTCTTGGTTGGTGCAGTATATTCAAGATCAAGGAGAGGCCTCTGTGTTCCTGGGTTACGACTCACAGTTTGAGATACTTTAACTGAAGGCCTTGACATGTGTAGCTCCCCACTGTTCTTTATAGATTTCGTTCTTTCCTCCTCGCTGTCACTACTAGAAGATGAATGGGAAGCAGGTGATGGAGCTTTGATGTCTAGACGCCTCTTGAGGCGAGGAATGTGCCGAAGGTCTAGACCAGGCCATTTTGCATCTGGATCATGAGGTTTTGTTTGGGATCCTTGCAATGGGAGTCCAGTAGTGATCAACTTTCCTGATCTCTGCTTTTCCATGTGGCCTGTTTCATCATCACTGTCACTACTAGAAGATGAGTCAGAAGCTGGTGATGGTTCTTTGATATCTGGATGCCTCTTGGTTGGTGCAGTATATTCAAGATCAAGGAGAGGCCTCTGTGTTCCTGGGTTACGACTCACAGTTTGAGATACTTTAACTGAAGGCCTTGACATGTGTAGCTCCCCATTGTTCTTTATAGATTTCGTTCTTTCCTCCTCGCTGTCACTACTAGAAGATGAATGGGAAGCAGGTGATGGGGCTTTGATGTCTAGACGCCTCTTGAGGCGAGGAATGTGCCGAAGGTCTAGACCAGGCCATTTTGCATCTGGATCATGAGGTTTTGTTTGGGATCCTTGCAATGGGAGTCCAGTAGTGATCAACTTTCCTGATCTCTGCTTTTCCATGTGGCCCGTTTCATCATCACTGTCACTACTAGAAGATGAGTCAGAAGATGCTGATGGTACTTTGATATCTGGATGCCTTTTGATGGGTGTAGTATGATCAAGATCAAGGAGAGGCCTCTGTGTTCTTGGGTCACGACTCACTGTTGGAGATACTTTGATTGAAGGCCTTGACATATGTAGCTTTCCTTGTTCCTGTTCCCCTGTGGATTTTGTTGTTTCCACCTCACTGTCACTACTAGAAGATGAGTCAGAAGATGCTGATGGTGCTTTAATAAGTGGGCGCTTCTTGATAGGTGTAGTATGCTCAAGATCAAGAAGAGTCTGGTGTGTTCCTGGGTCACGGCTCAGTGTTTGAGATACTTTAACTGAAGGCCTTGACATGTGTAGCTCCCCTTGTTGCTGTTTCTTTATGGATTTTGTGTCCTCCTCACTGTCACTACTAGAAGATGAGTCAGAAGCTGCTGATGGTGCCTTGATATCTAGACGCCTCTTGAGGCGAGGAATGCGGTGAAGATCTAGAGTAGGCCACTTTTCATTTGGATCAGGACTTTTTGTTTGAGGTTTTTTCAACAACATCTCTGCAGTATTCAACTTTCCTGGCCTCTGCTTCTCCATGTGCCCTGTTGTTTCATCCTCACTGTCACTGCTAGTAGATGAGTCAGAAGATGCCGATGGTGCTTTAATAAGTGGACGCTTCTTGATGGATGTAGTATGCTCAAGATCAAGAAGAGTCCGCTGTGTTCCTGGGTCATGGCTCAGTGTGTGAGATACTTTAATCGGAGGCGTTGGTATGTGTACATTCTCTTGTTCCTGTTTCTTTAtagattttgttgtttcctcCCCGCTGTCACTACTAGAAGATGAGTCAGAAGCTGCTGATGGTGCCTTGATATCTAGACGCCTCTTGAGGCGAGGGACACGCAGAAGATCTAGAGTAGGCCACTTTGCATTTGGATCAGGACTTTTTGTTTGAGGTTTTTGCAACAACAACCCTGCAGTATTCAACTTTCCTGgcctctccttctctctgtggCCTGTTGTGTCATCCTCACTGTCACTGCTAGAAGATGAGTCAGAAGATGCCGATTGTGCTTTGGTGCCTGGATGCCTCTTGATTGATGTAGTGTGCTGATGATCAACGGCAGGCCTCTTTGTTCCTGGCTCATGACTCACTGTTTGAGGTACTTTAATTGGAAACCTTGGCATGTGTACATTCCCGGGTTCCTGTTTCtttatgaatttttttgtttcctcctcACTATCACTACTAGAAGATGAGTCAGAAGTTTGGGATGGTACCTTGATATCAAGACGTCTTTTGATGCGAGGAATATGCTGAAGATCTAGAGTGGGCCACCTTGCATCTGGACTTTTTGTTTGAGATCCTTGGAATGTGAGCTGTGGAGTGTCGAACTTTCCTGGCCTTCGCTTCTCTGTTTGGCCTTTTGTTTCATCTTCACTGTCACTGCTAGAAGATGAATCAGAAGGTGCTGATGGTGCTTGGATATCTACTTGCCTCTTAATGGATGTGGTATACTCAAGATCAAGTGCAGGTCTCTTTGTTTCTGGCTCATGACTTCCTGTTTGAGATCCCTTCAGTGGAAGCTGTGTCACATGTATATCCCTTTGCTTCTTTGTTTGGCCTGTTGTTTCATCCTCACTGTCACTGCTAGAAGATGAGTCAGAAGATATGGATGGTGCTTTGATATCTGGGTGTCTCTTGATAGATGTAGTGTGCTCAAAATCAACAGCAGGCCTTTGTGTTTCTTGCTCACGACTCACTGTTCGAGATACTTTTATTGGAGGCCTTGACATGTATACATCCCCTTGCTCCTGTTTCcttatgtgttttgttgtttcttcctCACTGTCACTACTAGAAGATGAACCAGAAGATGGTGATGGAGCACTGTTATTCAAAGTCACCTTCTTTTGGCTTACTGTGCCTTTATTCTGTTTTCCTTTGAGGACTGTGATTTGTGCTTCATTGTCACTACTGGAAGTGGATGAATGTCTTGCAGGTGGTGAAGGAGCCACACCCTTACTAACACTGGCAACAGCCAAACCGACACTACGCCACTTTGTCCGTGGCATAGGTTTAATTTTCTCACTGACATCTTTCTCTCCTGTAACTGTCTGGCtgcttaacttgtcattttcatgaattaatttttccTTTCCTGCCAGTTTTACTGTGCTCTGCACTGGTTCATCGTCACTGTCACTGGAGTCAGAGGAAAAGGAGTGGCCTGGTCTCGGTGCAGGCCTTTTTGTGTCATGTCTGTAATCACCCTTTTTATTATCTGAGTTCACAGTATAATGCTCATCCTCACTGACATgtgagctggagctggaggaggacgtGTCATCGCTTTTCTTTTTATCCGAAGTAGCTGCCACAGGCAGTTTTGAATCATTAAAAGAGTCAAACGCACTGCTGGACCTGGTAGAGTCACTAAATTCAAATAGGTCTTCATTCTCCTGCAAAACAGCATGGTCTGTTGAATTTTTATATGGTGACCAGTCTGAAAAGGGCTCTGAAGAAAATCCATGAATTTCACTTCTGGCCTCTATGGAAATTTGTGGCACCTCTACTTTTCCAGTTGTAGGCAAATCAGATTTCTGCTGCAGAGAGTCCAACGCTACTTGAGGAGACTTGGGTGTTGTGTGGTCAACTTCATTTTCAGACTGGGAAGAATCTGAGCTTGAAGACATTGTTCTCCTCTTCTCCAGCTCACTAGACTCTGGGATTTGTTCAAACTCCATGTTATGTGTTTGGCCTGCACTAGCTTTACCAGAGAGATCTCTGCCATTGTTCTGTTCATCCCCTTGATTGCTTTGTAGTGAGCTACTGTCACTTCCTGAATCTCCTGCAGTACGTTTGGCCCTCTTAGCCTCAGCTGCTTCGCCATCAAACA encodes the following:
- the LOC111582117 gene encoding serine-rich adhesin for platelets, producing MAATQWPFLAAVLLLLSSGLHCSSSLPTCPQSCNCRKATLLNCSSSGLSSVPQLIQDSVTELDLSHNLLDSVTLHRPHRNLRNVRLGNNTIAHLSLCIDRNLDGKYLRGRRGLRPWSRGRCVPWAPTLQLLSVERNLLEQLPEGLEGVGSLQVLQLSFNRISTLRPEDLSHLNQLKELDLKHNLITSLHPQMFQGLVQLKVLDLSFNMLTSLNPLMYFTLRNIGVDVGLGGNRWKCDCRMRSLRRRMAYDSSRGLQIWKMVCAFPSALSGRDLLQLEEDDLNCFSTEIIPEIHQDVTVYSGSEILLSCSAEDSVWWTPNGQASVSRPQAGLLISDITERDTGLYVCVSEENQVVSVFNLQISQIGGAKRKPRSVPNISRQIIPQGLNRIGELRNQTTTQSDLALAVCLSILFTFLIAFILGVLARPCIDVLWKRVTTKKRSTETHVVSSVEQRQYDNEAYSVGEEQEAVEHFRERRVTFSDVDHREENNVQYYDTVASGDQESIDNDEVFDGEAAEAKRAKRTAGDSGSDSSSLQSNQGDEQNNGRDLSGKASAGQTHNMEFEQIPESSELEKRRTMSSSSDSSQSENEVDHTTPKSPQVALDSLQQKSDLPTTGKVEVPQISIEARSEIHGFSSEPFSDWSPYKNSTDHAVLQENEDLFEFSDSTRSSSAFDSFNDSKLPVAATSDKKKSDDTSSSSSSSHVSEDEHYTVNSDNKKGDYRHDTKRPAPRPGHSFSSDSSDSDDEPVQSTVKLAGKEKLIHENDKLSSQTVTGEKDVSEKIKPMPRTKWRSVGLAVASVSKGVAPSPPARHSSTSSSDNEAQITVLKGKQNKGTVSQKKVTLNNSAPSPSSGSSSSSDSEEETTKHIRKQEQGDVYMSRPPIKVSRTVSREQETQRPAVDFEHTTSIKRHPDIKAPSISSDSSSSSDSEDETTGQTKKQRDIHVTQLPLKGSQTGSHEPETKRPALDLEYTTSIKRQVDIQAPSAPSDSSSSSDSEDETKGQTEKRRPGKFDTPQLTFQGSQTKSPDARWPTLDLQHIPRIKRRLDIKVPSQTSDSSSSSDSEEETKKFIKKQEPGNVHMPRFPIKVPQTVSHEPGTKRPAVDHQHTTSIKRHPGTKAQSASSDSSSSSDSEDDTTGHREKERPGKLNTAGLLLQKPQTKSPDPNAKWPTLDLLRVPRLKRRLDIKAPSAASDSSSSSDSGEETTKSIKKQEQENVHIPTPPIKVSHTLSHDPGTQRTLLDLEHTTSIKKRPLIKAPSASSDSSTSSDSEDETTGHMEKQRPGKLNTAEMLLKKPQTKSPDPNEKWPTLDLHRIPRLKRRLDIKAPSAASDSSSSSDSEEDTKSIKKQQQGELHMSRPSVKVSQTLSRDPGTHQTLLDLEHTTPIKKRPLIKAPSASSDSSSSSDSEVETTKSTGEQEQGKLHMSRPSIKVSPTVSRDPRTQRPLLDLDHTTPIKRHPDIKVPSASSDSSSSSDSDDETGHMEKQRSGKLITTGLPLQGSQTKPHDPDAKWPGLDLRHIPRLKRRLDIKAPSPASHSSSSSDSEEERTKSIKNNGELHMSRPSVKVSQTVSRNPGTQRPLLDLEYTAPTKRHPDIKEPSPASDSSSSSDSDDETGHMEKQRSGKLITTGLPLQGSQTKPHDPDAKWPGLDLRHIPRLKRRLDIKAPSPASHSSSSSDSEEERTKSIKNSGELHMSRPSVKVSQTVSRNPGTQRPLLDLEYTAPTKRHPDIKEPSPASDSSSSSDSDDETTTHIQKPEQGNILPSRSPNKVSPTVSHEPETRWPLLDLERTTSVKQRLDIKPLSAASDSSSSSDSEDETTKHMKKQEQQPPVKLSQTLSLKPETHRPAINLEHTTSMKKQLDVKAPSASSDSSSSSDSDDETSHTEKQMPGKLITTGLPLQGSQTKPHDPDAKWPGLDLRHIPRLKRRLDIKAPSHASHSSSSSDSEEERTKSIKNNGELHMSRPSVKVSQTVSRNPGTQRPLLDLEYTAPTKRHPDIKEPSPASDSSSSSDSDDETTTHIQKPEQGNILPSSPPNKVSPTVSHEPETRWPLLDLERTTSVKRRLDIKPLSAASDSSSSSDSDDETSHMEKQRPGKLIMTGLPLQGFQRKSHDPDAKWPSLDLWHIPRLKRRLDIKAPSPASDSSSSSDSEEETTKSIKNHGELHMSRPSIKVSQTVSRNPGTQRPLLDFEYTTPIKRHPDIKEPSPASDSSSSSDSEDETTTHIKKPEQGNILPSRPPNKVSPTVIHEPETRWPLIDLERTTSAKRRLDIKPLSAASDSSSSSDSDDETTKHMKKQEQQPPVKVSQTVSLKPETQRPAINLEHTTSMKKQLDVKAPSASSDSSSTSDSDETGHMEMQRPGKLITTGLSLQGSQTKRHDSDAKWSGLDLRHIPRLKRRLDIKAPSPAFHSSSSSDSEEETTKSIKKQQQGELHMSRPSVKVSQTVSGDPGTQRPLLNLEHTSPIKRHPDIKAPSPASDSSSSSDSEDETTTSTMKKGDVHVAQLPSKMSQTASHKPETRWPLLDLEHTTSIKRRLDIKTVPSGSSSSNDSGGEQTTTYIKKQNQVELHLSRLPIEISQTVNQKPESRQPAISLEHTASIKTRQDVNAPSADSDSSSSSDSENETTGHTEKQRPGKLDIAGLPFRQSPSVDLGNITHKKQLDIKALPTQPDLGLKSVSLGSRKSESSSSTSDSEDEKRDHKAKVGAGVSVTSRVPEKDLMSFPKTPLRNIFHSPKTEHNIKLIKYTVVPDDGGNKPTNDSIHKTPEISSELQSRWATMNLGLSRSRKRLESTSQKQKSSDLPSSPPPDSPSYSGESGPGSPISRTRLKREDVGITLTGSSLIHDNKLVNASLTMKDQSDTMFGFGAPDNTKHLDIRGSEKAPATASQQQPDSSSSSDTEDERVDHKASDLSFGIPRIHRHLNIKAPSPEPSSSSSSSSESEKEVQKYSDKQSRYALKTTDSDSAITYKRAIIKTSSLPGNSLSPSGKSQSVDHANAPTSPRTAPSMSFDDMVKSRIQQSKRKTDLDLPPKLTWPGVGHHPSDLSISTPNLNTASIQPASLAEPKPPPAYTSSIKSDIKIKQDSGKSDVTIVHKHSSLRADPVSPTSRGALHKLMNLPSNTYETPRAVTEDTRERKGLKALKNMALERQKWEAEDLNRGPFSLFDGSIQPSDTSFDYRGSEADIKVLSKQPLTHLPSASIIERRATDLSYEVPHYRSHNVREPSHAIPPAIPATPPPPYEAAGLTWRPPQNTQKQVWEGKISHQQQRKSSEGSDTSSENSNSLNFDYSNAISHV